From one Desmospora activa DSM 45169 genomic stretch:
- a CDS encoding indolepyruvate ferredoxin oxidoreductase subunit alpha, producing MAFVITSTCKDEKAAECVEVCPVDCIHGDDVMYYIDPDTCIECGACEPVCPVEAIYEEEMVPEEEKEYIEINANFFK from the coding sequence TTGGCTTTTGTAATTACCTCTACCTGCAAAGACGAAAAAGCGGCTGAATGTGTGGAAGTTTGCCCGGTAGACTGCATCCATGGGGATGATGTCATGTATTACATCGACCCGGACACTTGTATCGAGTGTGGCGCATGTGAACCGGTCTGCCCGGTGGAAGCCATTTACGAGGAAGAAATGGTACCAGAAGAGGAAAAAGAGTATATCGAGATCAACGCCAACTTTTTTAAGTAA
- a CDS encoding tetratricopeptide repeat protein, whose protein sequence is MTQDWRDQVQTWMQEKQLEKAQKRLLQLVKDHPDDPEVLIHTAWVHDSMGLEREAVPYYVKALEFGLSGDDLCGALLGLGSTYRCLGEYEAAVETLKKGVAMFPDHRGMKVFLSMALYNTGQHRDAMELLLQQLLETSDDPTIETYHRALSFYAERLDETWA, encoded by the coding sequence ATGACACAGGATTGGCGCGATCAAGTCCAAACATGGATGCAAGAAAAACAATTGGAAAAGGCACAAAAACGGCTATTACAATTGGTTAAAGATCATCCCGACGATCCGGAAGTGCTGATCCATACCGCCTGGGTCCATGATTCCATGGGGCTGGAGCGAGAGGCTGTCCCGTATTATGTCAAGGCGCTGGAGTTCGGCTTGAGCGGAGACGATCTCTGCGGTGCGCTGCTGGGGCTAGGCAGTACTTATCGTTGTCTGGGGGAGTATGAAGCTGCGGTGGAAACGCTGAAAAAAGGAGTTGCCATGTTTCCCGACCACCGCGGGATGAAAGTGTTTTTATCGATGGCTCTCTACAATACCGGTCAACATCGGGACGCGATGGAATTATTGCTGCAACAACTGCTGGAGACATCGGATGATCCCACCATTGAAACCTATCACCGGGCCCTTTCCTTCTATGCGGAGCGATTGGATGAAACCTGGGCTTAA
- a CDS encoding SDR family NAD(P)-dependent oxidoreductase yields MKIAMVTGASSGIGAAFAKELAAQGHRVILVARRHDRLQQLRESIQSAGGQAEVLEADLTRSEDLEQVCRRLRQDSIHLLVNNAGFGLYAPLLDTDPNREQEMIRLNVSSLVTLTRAALPGMVERNRGGIIQVASTASFMPTPYMTAYGASKAFVLHYGEGLAAELKGTGVTVTTVCPGSTHSEFAERAGFRQQRLMSAEEVVKQALLAFNQKRPTLVTGSGNWVLTLLPRFLPRSWMASLVARVFRNRT; encoded by the coding sequence ATGAAAATAGCGATGGTAACAGGGGCTTCTTCCGGGATCGGAGCAGCCTTCGCCAAGGAACTGGCGGCACAAGGCCACCGGGTGATTCTGGTAGCACGACGCCACGACCGTTTGCAACAATTGCGGGAAAGCATCCAATCCGCCGGTGGACAGGCGGAGGTACTGGAAGCGGATCTTACCCGGAGCGAAGACCTGGAGCAGGTTTGCCGCCGCTTGCGCCAAGATTCGATCCACCTGCTGGTAAACAATGCAGGCTTCGGCCTCTACGCTCCCCTGTTGGACACAGATCCAAACCGGGAACAGGAAATGATTCGTCTCAACGTATCCAGCTTAGTTACCCTTACCCGAGCAGCATTGCCGGGGATGGTGGAACGAAATCGCGGCGGCATCATTCAGGTCGCGTCCACTGCATCATTTATGCCTACGCCCTATATGACCGCCTACGGAGCCAGCAAAGCCTTTGTACTCCATTATGGCGAAGGGCTGGCGGCAGAACTGAAAGGTACTGGTGTTACCGTGACGACGGTGTGTCCCGGCAGCACCCACAGCGAATTTGCCGAACGGGCTGGATTTCGACAACAACGGCTTATGTCCGCTGAAGAAGTGGTCAAGCAAGCACTGCTCGCCTTTAACCAAAAACGCCCCACCTTGGTAACGGGTAGCGGCAACTGGGTTCTCACCCTTCTTCCCCGCTTCCTCCCCCGTTCCTGGATGGCTTCCCTGGTGGCACGGGTATTTCGAAACCGAACATAA
- a CDS encoding TM2 domain-containing protein, which yields MTKQKRKEPPASGREAATAEQGKKERIVTAYLLWLLLGVFGAHRFYLGRWKTGMAMTFGGMVVWTAAVVFSLLSISPFYVVSPMLVWWLLDGYLLSRWLNGSE from the coding sequence ATGACAAAACAAAAACGAAAAGAGCCACCTGCCAGCGGACGGGAGGCGGCCACTGCGGAACAGGGAAAAAAGGAACGAATTGTTACCGCCTATCTCCTGTGGCTACTGCTGGGTGTATTTGGTGCACATCGGTTCTATCTGGGGCGATGGAAAACAGGAATGGCGATGACATTTGGCGGTATGGTCGTATGGACAGCGGCAGTAGTGTTTTCACTCTTGTCCATCTCTCCGTTTTACGTAGTCTCTCCCATGCTGGTGTGGTGGTTATTGGACGGTTATCTGCTCTCTCGCTGGCTTAATGGATCGGAATAA
- a CDS encoding 3-hydroxyacyl-CoA dehydrogenase/enoyl-CoA hydratase family protein, producing the protein MLAKIKRAAVIGAGVMGAAIAGHLANAGIRTLLLDIVPRELSEKEKAAGLSLADKSVRNRLARTGVERLYKEKPAPLFHRRVAERIELGNLEDDLPRLAEMDWVVEAVVENLSIKQDLFARIEKVWQSGTIISSNTSGISIQNMVKACSPEFRSHFLGTHFFNPPRYMKLLEIIPTKDTDASIVAEMKAFAEDVLGKGVVFAKDTPNFIANRIGVYGLAITFQKMLEEGLGPDEVDAVTGRAMGRPKSATFRTLDLVGLDTFIHVSDNVRENVDDPAEKQAFSIPELLRTMVDKGWLGAKSGQGFFKKVKGEKGSEILALDPATGEYRPRKKLKAPSLEMAKRAKSKSEQLQALVYADDVAGRLAWHITKKVLLYSAARIPEIADDIVSVDRAMRWGFNWDLGPFEVWDAIGVEKSVARMRAEGETIPPLVEELLAKGATSFYQQQLDHDRAFYLGGQFRQVEEHPKSISLARLKQQGKVVQSNSGASLIDIGDEVLCLEFHSPNNAIGTDIIQMVNTAVKEVSTNWRGLVIGNQGSHFCVGANLMLILMEAQDQNWPELDLMVRQFQKTMGSLRTMDRPVVVAPFGMNLGGGVEISLPADRMQASAETYMGLVETGVGLIPGGGGNKEMLLRLTADIDPRDSIRLQNSVNKVFETIAMAKVSTSAAEAEEYGYLRKGIDGVSINQDHLLYDAKEQVLALARTGYRPPEPQKIPVVGETGYYTLRLGAYSMLQSGYISEHDYKIADKLAYVLSGGTVPAGTLVDEQYLLDIEREAFLSLAGEPKSQQRMQHMLTKKKPLRN; encoded by the coding sequence TTGTTGGCGAAAATCAAACGAGCGGCGGTGATCGGTGCAGGTGTGATGGGCGCGGCTATCGCCGGACACCTGGCCAACGCTGGGATTCGTACGTTACTGTTGGATATTGTGCCCCGAGAGCTGAGTGAGAAAGAGAAAGCAGCAGGCTTAAGCTTAGCGGACAAATCGGTCCGCAACCGCTTGGCCCGAACCGGGGTAGAGCGGCTGTACAAAGAGAAGCCGGCTCCGCTGTTTCATCGAAGGGTTGCAGAGCGGATCGAATTGGGCAATTTGGAAGACGACCTGCCCCGTTTGGCGGAGATGGACTGGGTGGTCGAGGCGGTGGTTGAAAATCTGTCTATCAAACAAGACTTGTTTGCCCGCATTGAAAAAGTATGGCAGTCGGGAACCATTATCAGCTCCAACACTTCCGGTATCTCCATACAAAACATGGTGAAGGCGTGTTCGCCTGAGTTTCGATCCCATTTTTTAGGGACCCACTTTTTTAACCCACCTCGTTATATGAAACTGTTGGAGATCATTCCGACAAAGGATACGGATGCTTCCATCGTCGCAGAGATGAAAGCGTTTGCGGAAGATGTGTTGGGTAAAGGAGTTGTCTTTGCCAAAGATACCCCCAATTTTATCGCTAATCGCATCGGTGTATACGGTCTGGCGATCACCTTCCAAAAGATGTTGGAGGAAGGGCTTGGTCCTGATGAGGTAGATGCGGTGACCGGTCGGGCGATGGGACGCCCAAAAAGCGCCACTTTTCGGACGTTGGATCTGGTGGGATTGGATACATTTATTCACGTTTCCGACAATGTCCGTGAAAACGTAGATGACCCCGCAGAAAAGCAAGCGTTTTCCATACCCGAATTGCTGCGGACGATGGTGGACAAAGGCTGGCTCGGCGCCAAAAGCGGGCAAGGATTTTTCAAGAAGGTGAAAGGGGAGAAAGGTAGCGAAATCTTGGCACTCGATCCTGCGACCGGTGAATACCGTCCCCGCAAAAAGCTAAAAGCGCCCTCGCTTGAGATGGCGAAACGGGCCAAATCAAAGTCGGAACAATTGCAGGCCCTGGTCTATGCCGACGATGTGGCGGGACGGTTGGCTTGGCATATTACAAAAAAAGTGTTGCTCTATTCCGCTGCCCGCATCCCGGAGATTGCCGATGATATCGTCAGTGTGGACCGGGCGATGCGCTGGGGCTTCAACTGGGATTTGGGACCCTTTGAGGTGTGGGACGCCATCGGAGTGGAAAAATCCGTCGCCCGCATGCGAGCAGAAGGGGAAACGATACCACCACTGGTGGAAGAGTTGTTGGCAAAAGGGGCCACGTCCTTTTATCAGCAGCAGTTGGATCATGATCGCGCATTTTATCTTGGCGGTCAGTTCCGTCAAGTGGAGGAGCATCCAAAGTCGATTTCCTTGGCTCGACTCAAACAACAAGGAAAAGTGGTCCAATCCAATTCTGGAGCGAGTTTGATCGATATCGGGGATGAGGTGTTATGCCTAGAATTTCATTCGCCCAATAACGCCATCGGCACCGATATCATTCAAATGGTAAACACAGCGGTGAAGGAAGTATCCACCAACTGGCGCGGATTGGTGATCGGGAATCAGGGATCGCACTTTTGTGTCGGCGCCAATCTGATGTTGATCCTGATGGAGGCACAGGATCAAAACTGGCCGGAGTTAGATCTAATGGTGCGCCAGTTCCAAAAGACAATGGGTTCGCTCAGAACCATGGACCGACCGGTCGTAGTCGCTCCCTTTGGTATGAACCTGGGTGGAGGGGTGGAAATCTCCTTGCCGGCGGATCGAATGCAAGCATCCGCTGAAACGTATATGGGGTTGGTGGAGACCGGTGTTGGCCTGATTCCTGGTGGTGGAGGCAACAAAGAGATGCTGCTGCGTTTAACTGCCGATATCGATCCAAGGGATTCCATCCGTTTACAAAACAGCGTCAACAAAGTGTTTGAAACGATCGCCATGGCTAAGGTATCCACCAGTGCCGCCGAGGCGGAGGAATATGGTTATCTGCGCAAAGGGATCGACGGTGTCAGCATCAATCAGGATCATTTGCTCTATGATGCTAAAGAACAGGTGCTGGCCCTTGCCCGTACGGGTTATCGCCCGCCGGAGCCACAAAAGATCCCTGTGGTTGGTGAGACGGGCTACTACACCCTGCGCCTGGGTGCGTACAGCATGCTTCAATCCGGTTATATCAGTGAGCATGACTATAAGATTGCGGACAAACTGGCTTACGTCCTCTCCGGCGGTACCGTGCCCGCAGGAACGCTGGTGGATGAACAGTATCTGCTCGACATCGAGCGTGAAGCCTTCCTCAGCTTGGCGGGAGAACCTAAATCACAGCAACGGATGCAACATATGTTGACCAAAAAGAAACCCTTGCGCAATTGA
- a CDS encoding acetyl-CoA C-acetyltransferase has protein sequence MREAVIVAAARTAVGKANRGSLKHTRPDDLGAVVVQDLLRRVPQLEPDDVEDVIMGCSFPEAEQGMNVARVIALRAGLPTTSAGLTINRFCASGLQSIASAAQQIMTGFADTIIAGGVESMSLVPMGGHKPAPNPHLMETGPELYMSMGHTAEEVARRYGVSREDQDAFALRSHQHAITAIQEGKFKDEIVPFTVKKRFVGDDGKLHTEEFLFDTDEGPRLDTSAEKLAQLKPAFRLGGTVTAGNSSQTSDGAAGVIMMSREKAESLGVKPLAVFRSFCVGGVDPDVMGIGPIVAVPKALEKAGITMDQVDLVELNEAFAAQALQVIRHLEMDPDKVNVNGGAIALGHPLGCTGAKLTVSILNELARRQQKYGLVTMCMGGGMGAAGVFEMVQ, from the coding sequence ATGCGTGAAGCAGTGATTGTCGCCGCGGCGCGTACCGCTGTTGGCAAAGCAAACCGTGGCTCGTTGAAGCATACCCGTCCTGATGATCTGGGAGCCGTGGTTGTTCAGGATCTATTGCGGCGGGTTCCGCAATTGGAGCCTGATGATGTGGAAGATGTGATCATGGGTTGCTCGTTTCCGGAAGCGGAGCAAGGGATGAATGTCGCCCGTGTGATCGCTTTGCGGGCGGGGTTACCTACTACTTCTGCCGGTCTTACCATCAACCGCTTCTGCGCCTCCGGCTTACAGTCGATCGCCTCGGCGGCACAACAGATTATGACCGGTTTCGCCGATACGATTATCGCCGGCGGTGTGGAGAGTATGAGCCTGGTACCGATGGGAGGCCATAAACCGGCACCCAATCCACACTTGATGGAAACCGGGCCGGAGTTGTATATGTCGATGGGGCATACCGCCGAGGAAGTGGCCCGCCGTTACGGAGTCTCGCGGGAGGATCAGGATGCGTTTGCCCTGCGCAGCCACCAACATGCGATCACCGCCATCCAGGAAGGGAAATTTAAGGATGAGATCGTGCCCTTCACTGTGAAAAAGCGCTTTGTCGGTGATGATGGAAAGTTGCATACAGAAGAGTTTCTGTTTGATACCGACGAAGGCCCCCGACTGGACACTTCCGCGGAGAAACTGGCACAGTTGAAACCCGCGTTTCGGCTCGGCGGGACCGTAACCGCCGGTAACTCCTCCCAGACCAGCGACGGTGCCGCCGGGGTGATCATGATGTCGCGGGAAAAGGCGGAATCCTTAGGAGTAAAGCCTCTCGCCGTCTTCCGCTCCTTTTGTGTTGGCGGCGTTGATCCCGATGTGATGGGGATCGGTCCGATTGTAGCCGTGCCTAAAGCCTTGGAAAAAGCGGGAATCACCATGGATCAGGTGGATTTGGTGGAGTTGAACGAGGCGTTTGCAGCGCAAGCGCTTCAGGTGATCCGCCACCTGGAGATGGATCCGGACAAGGTAAATGTCAACGGTGGTGCCATCGCCTTGGGTCATCCCCTGGGATGTACCGGTGCCAAGCTAACCGTGTCGATCTTAAACGAATTGGCTCGCCGCCAGCAGAAATACGGCCTCGTTACCATGTGTATGGGTGGAGGCATGGGTGCTGCCGGGGTCTTTGAGATGGTGCAATAA
- the pruA gene encoding L-glutamate gamma-semialdehyde dehydrogenase, whose product MGVIPFKNEPFTNFSQEENRTAFKQALKKVESQLGRDYPLIIGGEEVYTDDKITSINPSNVDEVIGTVSKADQDLAERAIQTAAEAFKQWKAVSPHARARILYKAAAILRRRKHEFSAWLVYEAGKSWPEADADTAEAIDFMEYYAREMVRLAEAKELTRIPGEDNEQYYIPLGVGIVIPPWNFPLAIMVGMTTSSVVAGNTVVLKPASNTTVIAAQFIKILEEAGLPQGVVNYLPGPGAKVGEYLVKHPLARFIAFTGSREVGLRINELAAKTAPEQKWIKRVIAEMGGKNSIVVDKEADLDEAAANIVKSAYGFSGQKCSACSRAIVHADVYDDVLEKVTALVKELKVDEAKTLGIDLGPVTDESSMNKILDYIETGKKEGRLVVGGGKAKGNGYFIQPTVFADVAPDARIAQEEIFGPVLAFIKAKDFEHALEIANNTEYGLTGSVFSRNRANIEKARTEYHVGNLYFNRKGTGALVGVHPFGGFNMSGTDTKAGGPEYLLLLTQAKLVSEVL is encoded by the coding sequence ATGGGCGTGATTCCTTTTAAAAATGAGCCATTTACAAACTTTTCGCAAGAGGAAAATCGTACGGCCTTTAAACAAGCCTTAAAAAAAGTGGAATCCCAGCTGGGGCGAGATTATCCCTTGATTATCGGTGGGGAAGAGGTTTATACCGACGATAAGATTACCTCGATCAACCCTTCCAATGTCGATGAAGTGATCGGAACCGTATCAAAAGCGGATCAAGATCTGGCGGAGCGGGCAATTCAAACCGCAGCAGAAGCGTTTAAACAGTGGAAAGCGGTTTCACCCCATGCCCGTGCGCGCATTCTATACAAAGCGGCGGCCATTTTACGTCGCAGAAAACACGAATTTTCCGCCTGGTTGGTCTATGAAGCGGGCAAAAGCTGGCCAGAGGCAGATGCCGATACAGCAGAAGCGATTGATTTTATGGAATACTACGCTCGGGAAATGGTGCGTCTGGCTGAGGCGAAAGAGTTAACCCGTATTCCTGGGGAAGATAATGAACAATATTATATCCCGTTGGGTGTAGGGATTGTGATTCCACCGTGGAACTTCCCGCTGGCAATTATGGTGGGGATGACCACCTCCTCCGTTGTGGCCGGTAACACGGTTGTTTTAAAGCCCGCTAGCAATACCACCGTTATCGCCGCTCAATTTATCAAGATTCTGGAAGAGGCCGGTTTGCCCCAAGGTGTCGTCAACTATCTGCCGGGGCCTGGCGCCAAAGTGGGCGAATACCTGGTGAAACATCCGCTGGCTCGCTTTATCGCCTTTACCGGTTCCCGTGAAGTGGGCCTGCGCATCAACGAACTGGCAGCAAAAACAGCTCCCGAACAAAAGTGGATCAAACGGGTCATTGCAGAGATGGGCGGCAAAAACTCCATCGTTGTGGATAAGGAAGCCGATTTGGATGAAGCGGCGGCCAATATTGTCAAATCCGCTTACGGCTTTTCCGGTCAGAAGTGTTCAGCCTGTTCCCGTGCCATCGTTCATGCGGATGTTTACGATGATGTGCTGGAGAAAGTGACGGCTCTCGTCAAGGAATTAAAAGTAGACGAAGCGAAAACCCTTGGAATCGATCTCGGTCCGGTAACCGACGAATCCTCGATGAATAAGATTCTGGATTATATTGAAACCGGAAAAAAAGAGGGCAGATTGGTAGTCGGCGGCGGCAAGGCCAAAGGAAACGGATACTTTATCCAGCCCACGGTATTTGCCGATGTGGCCCCAGACGCCCGCATCGCACAGGAAGAGATCTTTGGACCGGTGCTCGCTTTTATCAAGGCGAAGGACTTTGAACATGCACTGGAGATTGCCAACAACACCGAATACGGCTTAACCGGCTCCGTCTTTAGCCGCAATCGCGCCAACATCGAGAAAGCTCGCACTGAGTACCATGTGGGTAACTTATACTTCAACCGCAAAGGGACGGGCGCGTTGGTAGGCGTTCACCCCTTCGGCGGGTTTAACATGTCCGGCACCGACACCAAAGCGGGCGGACCGGAGTATCTGCTTCTGCTCACCCAAGCCAAGCTGGTTTCGGAAGTCTTATAA
- a CDS encoding TM2 domain-containing protein: protein MYNMDLKSQLDARQLAIAQSEMENYRKSTGAAYLLWFFLGGFGVHRFYIDRVGTGVIMLTLELLGWMTIWIFGLGLIFLIPNWIWWIVDAFLLHGYVQNINIAKEREILIRVSRNNAIVS from the coding sequence ATGTATAATATGGATTTAAAGAGTCAACTAGACGCCAGACAACTGGCGATTGCACAGAGCGAGATGGAAAACTACAGGAAATCGACGGGGGCAGCGTATCTTCTGTGGTTTTTCTTGGGAGGGTTCGGGGTGCATCGCTTTTATATCGATCGAGTAGGAACCGGCGTAATCATGTTAACCTTGGAGCTTTTAGGCTGGATGACGATTTGGATTTTTGGTCTTGGTCTTATCTTTCTTATACCCAATTGGATTTGGTGGATTGTTGATGCGTTTTTGTTGCATGGCTACGTGCAGAATATCAATATTGCAAAGGAACGGGAGATCTTAATCCGAGTTTCCCGAAATAACGCGATCGTTTCATAA
- a CDS encoding acyl-CoA dehydrogenase family protein: protein MAEKTITKGGSYLIEEHATTDVFIPEELSEEQHMIGKTAEDFVKDRVLPVLEEIENHNFDHTVRLLQEAGELGLLGADVPEAYGGLELDKISSTLITEKIAQGRSFSLSLGAHVGIGTLPIVFFGTEEQKQKYLPPLATGEKLAAYALTEPGSGSDALGAKTVAKLSDDGKNYLLSGEKQWITNSAFADIFVVYAKIDGEKFTAFIVEKDFPGVSTGPEEKKMGIKGSSTRTLILDEARVPVENVLGEIGKGHLIAFNILNIGRYKLGVGCVGSAKRALELSAKYANERKQFKKPIAQFPLIQEKLATMAAKTFALESSIYRTGGLIEEGLSQLDGAAGTDTAKAIAEYALECSITKVFGSEVLDYVVDEGVQIHGGYGFMQEYEIENMYRDSRINRIFEGTNEINRLLIPATLLRKAMKSELPLMEKTAGLQEELMMMMPTLSEEAPELLETEGKMIEHAKKIFLMTAGLAVEKYQTKLENEQEILRDVADIAIEIFAMESALLRAKKRVEQVGEEKAATPIELTTAYVYEAFPLIEQKAKRILATMEEGDILRTQLSILKKLTRFEPINEVTLKRKIAARILEEERYVV from the coding sequence ATGGCGGAAAAGACGATCACCAAGGGTGGTAGCTACCTGATCGAAGAGCATGCAACCACGGATGTGTTTATACCGGAGGAGTTGAGCGAAGAGCAACACATGATTGGCAAGACGGCGGAAGACTTTGTCAAAGACCGTGTGTTGCCGGTATTGGAGGAGATTGAAAACCACAACTTCGATCATACGGTCCGCCTGCTGCAGGAAGCGGGTGAGTTGGGCCTATTGGGAGCGGATGTGCCGGAAGCATACGGTGGATTAGAGCTGGATAAGATCAGTTCAACCCTGATCACGGAAAAAATAGCCCAAGGACGATCTTTTTCCCTCAGTCTGGGTGCCCATGTAGGGATTGGGACGCTGCCGATCGTATTCTTCGGCACCGAAGAACAAAAACAAAAATACCTCCCACCGTTGGCCACCGGTGAAAAACTTGCCGCCTATGCCTTGACGGAGCCGGGTTCCGGGTCGGATGCTCTCGGTGCCAAAACCGTCGCTAAGCTGTCCGACGATGGGAAGAACTATCTGTTGAGCGGTGAAAAGCAATGGATTACCAACTCCGCCTTTGCCGATATTTTTGTCGTATATGCCAAAATCGACGGCGAAAAGTTTACCGCCTTTATCGTGGAGAAGGACTTTCCAGGGGTCAGCACCGGACCGGAAGAGAAAAAGATGGGCATCAAAGGCTCCTCCACCCGCACCTTGATCTTGGATGAAGCCCGAGTACCGGTGGAGAACGTCCTCGGCGAGATCGGCAAAGGCCACCTGATCGCTTTTAACATTTTAAACATCGGTCGCTACAAATTGGGGGTCGGTTGTGTCGGTTCCGCCAAGCGTGCGCTTGAACTTTCTGCTAAGTACGCCAATGAGCGGAAGCAGTTTAAGAAGCCGATCGCCCAATTTCCGCTGATCCAGGAGAAATTGGCGACGATGGCGGCTAAAACTTTTGCCCTAGAAAGCTCGATCTACCGTACCGGTGGCCTGATCGAAGAGGGATTAAGCCAACTGGATGGAGCTGCGGGCACAGACACCGCCAAGGCGATTGCAGAGTATGCCTTGGAATGCTCCATTACCAAAGTTTTTGGCTCCGAAGTGTTGGACTATGTAGTGGATGAAGGCGTTCAAATCCACGGCGGATACGGTTTTATGCAGGAGTATGAGATTGAAAATATGTACCGCGATTCCCGCATCAACCGTATCTTTGAAGGAACTAACGAAATCAACCGCTTGCTGATCCCGGCAACACTCCTGCGTAAAGCGATGAAAAGTGAATTGCCGCTGATGGAGAAAACCGCCGGTCTACAGGAAGAATTGATGATGATGATGCCGACGTTGTCGGAAGAGGCACCTGAATTGTTAGAGACAGAAGGGAAAATGATTGAACACGCTAAAAAAATCTTCTTGATGACCGCCGGACTGGCTGTGGAAAAATATCAGACCAAGTTGGAAAACGAACAGGAAATCTTGCGGGATGTCGCCGATATCGCAATCGAGATTTTCGCGATGGAAAGCGCATTGTTGCGGGCGAAGAAAAGAGTGGAGCAGGTAGGGGAAGAGAAGGCGGCCACCCCGATCGAGCTTACCACCGCCTATGTGTATGAAGCATTCCCGCTGATTGAACAAAAAGCGAAGCGGATTTTGGCTACGATGGAGGAAGGGGATATCCTGCGGACACAGCTTTCCATCCTGAAAAAATTGACTCGCTTTGAACCGATCAATGAAGTGACGTTAAAACGGAAAATCGCCGCTCGTATCCTGGAGGAGGAACGGTACGTCGTTTGA
- a CDS encoding proline dehydrogenase family protein — protein MSFARKAVLTVSANPLVTRFVTKYGMKLGAARFVAGETMDDTVAKVRELNETGLVVTLDLLGESITTRDEAEAATKATVYSFDVIQQEKLDSNVSVKLTQLGLDIDESFCLENMDRITATAKATGNFVRIDMEDSPRVDATIRIFDTLLERYGPKHIGLVIQSYLYRSQEDVKNLGAKGANLRIVKGAYKESKEVAFPDKKNVDQAYRELVELHLKNGCYTAVATHDQAIIDWTKRLTADNEIPRDRFEFQMLYGIANRLQLQLVQEGYKVRVYTPYGKDWYPYFSRRIAERPANALFVLKSLFRK, from the coding sequence ATGTCATTTGCTCGTAAAGCGGTTCTTACTGTATCCGCAAACCCCCTGGTTACCCGCTTTGTCACCAAATACGGAATGAAGCTGGGGGCTGCCCGTTTTGTCGCTGGGGAAACCATGGATGATACGGTGGCCAAAGTGAGGGAACTAAATGAAACAGGTTTGGTGGTTACCCTCGACTTGCTCGGTGAAAGCATCACCACCCGGGATGAAGCGGAAGCCGCCACAAAAGCAACCGTCTATTCCTTTGATGTGATCCAGCAGGAAAAATTGGACTCCAATGTCTCCGTTAAGCTGACCCAGCTGGGCTTAGATATCGATGAGTCTTTTTGTCTGGAAAACATGGATCGGATCACCGCCACCGCCAAAGCAACCGGCAATTTTGTCCGCATCGATATGGAAGACTCCCCACGGGTGGATGCCACAATCCGCATTTTTGATACCCTGCTGGAACGATATGGTCCCAAACACATCGGATTGGTTATTCAATCGTACCTGTACCGATCACAAGAAGATGTAAAAAATTTGGGCGCAAAAGGAGCAAATCTCCGAATTGTGAAAGGGGCTTACAAGGAATCGAAAGAGGTGGCTTTCCCCGATAAAAAAAATGTGGACCAGGCTTATCGAGAGCTGGTGGAGCTTCATTTAAAAAACGGCTGCTACACCGCTGTCGCCACCCATGATCAAGCCATCATCGATTGGACGAAACGGTTGACGGCTGACAATGAAATCCCCCGCGATCGCTTTGAATTTCAGATGTTGTATGGCATCGCAAACCGCTTACAGCTGCAATTGGTCCAAGAAGGCTACAAGGTGCGTGTATACACTCCGTACGGTAAAGATTGGTATCCCTATTTCAGCCGACGCATCGCCGAACGGCCGGCCAATGCTCTTTTTGTATTAAAAAGTCTCTTCCGCAAGTGA